In one Spirosoma rigui genomic region, the following are encoded:
- a CDS encoding outer membrane beta-barrel protein — MRAIGFTCIVILLSYSLSSAQTERGRWQVGTQIGNLSYVNNGTRTAGSKQFSGSLLPSAGYFIAKNLVVGAGLPLSLSSSSVTDAYSVSKAYESKSTIIGIGIAPFLRYYLGEAKLKPFLGLSYSYVLNKANYQSYSGAKSSEGYTSVITPNLGLAYFITRNIALSATLGYNIQSQSSYFLVSSLNGVDTGPAITTKSLDFGIGFQLFFGK; from the coding sequence ATGAGAGCGATAGGATTTACGTGTATAGTTATACTGTTAAGCTATAGCCTTTCGTCGGCTCAAACCGAGCGCGGGCGATGGCAAGTAGGTACCCAAATTGGCAATCTGAGCTATGTGAATAATGGGACAAGGACGGCAGGTTCAAAACAATTTTCGGGTAGTTTATTACCAAGTGCTGGGTACTTCATTGCTAAAAACTTAGTAGTTGGAGCGGGCCTACCTCTTAGCTTAAGTTCAAGCAGCGTTACAGACGCCTATTCCGTATCTAAAGCTTATGAATCCAAATCTACCATCATCGGAATTGGGATAGCCCCGTTTTTGCGGTATTACCTGGGTGAAGCTAAACTCAAGCCTTTCCTGGGCTTATCTTATAGCTATGTGTTGAATAAGGCTAACTACCAGTCTTACTCAGGAGCTAAATCGTCAGAGGGCTATACGAGCGTTATAACACCTAATCTAGGCCTGGCTTACTTTATCACCCGAAATATAGCTCTGAGTGCTACCTTGGGATACAATATTCAATCGCAAAGCAGTTATTTTTTGGTATCCTCTCTAAATGGTGTTGATACGGGTCCAGCCATTACAACCAAGTCATTAGATTTTGGTATTGGCTTCCAACTGTTTTTTGGTAAATAG
- a CDS encoding MiaB/RimO family radical SAM methylthiotransferase — protein sequence MERFPELTILQPADKEQIELPRTSEEELAIGKKRLYIESYGCQMNFADSEVVAAVMRNAGFATTANAEDADLIFLNTCAIRDNAEQKVRHRLKHLTGLKRQKPGLLVGMLGCMAERLKTKLLEEEKVVDIVAGPDAYRDIPKLVEEAESGQKAVNVFLSREETYADISPIRLNSNGVSAFVSIMRGCDNMCSFCVVPFTRGRERSRDPLSIVREAQALFDQGYREVTLLGQNVDSYKWEDVGKGRATERTTAEEEERENGGNAVLSHPDALSAPSLVTFAMLLEQVALISPDLRVRFSTSHPKDITDEVLHTMARYDNICKYIHLPAQSGNSRVLKLMNRTYDRPWYIEKINSIRRILGEDCGISTDMISGFCSETEEEHQDSLSLMEYVQYDYAYMFAYSERPGTLAAKKYPDDIPEEVKKRRLSEIIDRQLTYSAKRNQRHIGQVQRVLIEGPSKRSDDFLCGRNDQNKMVVFPKGDLQKGQYVNVLVTDCSSATLRGQVVSDPRAIISQS from the coding sequence ATGGAACGCTTCCCCGAATTAACTATACTTCAGCCAGCTGATAAAGAACAGATTGAGCTCCCCCGCACCTCGGAAGAGGAGCTGGCGATCGGCAAAAAACGACTGTATATCGAAAGCTACGGGTGTCAGATGAACTTCGCCGACAGCGAGGTGGTCGCAGCCGTGATGCGCAATGCCGGTTTTGCGACTACAGCCAACGCCGAAGATGCCGACCTTATTTTTCTGAACACTTGTGCCATTCGCGATAATGCCGAGCAGAAAGTCCGGCACCGGCTCAAACACCTTACCGGCCTGAAACGCCAGAAACCCGGTCTGCTCGTCGGGATGCTCGGCTGCATGGCCGAACGTCTGAAAACGAAGCTGCTGGAAGAAGAAAAAGTAGTTGACATTGTGGCCGGTCCTGATGCCTACCGCGACATTCCTAAACTGGTCGAAGAAGCCGAATCCGGGCAGAAAGCCGTCAACGTATTCCTCTCCCGCGAGGAGACCTACGCCGATATTTCACCCATCCGACTGAACTCCAACGGTGTATCGGCCTTTGTATCGATCATGCGCGGGTGCGACAATATGTGCAGTTTCTGCGTAGTTCCGTTTACCCGGGGCCGCGAACGCAGCCGCGATCCGCTCAGTATTGTCCGCGAAGCCCAGGCCCTCTTCGACCAGGGCTACCGCGAGGTGACCCTGCTGGGTCAGAACGTGGACAGTTACAAATGGGAGGATGTGGGAAAAGGGAGAGCCACGGAACGGACAACGGCGGAGGAGGAAGAACGGGAGAATGGAGGAAACGCGGTACTTTCTCACCCGGATGCCCTGTCCGCTCCTTCCCTTGTCACCTTCGCCATGCTGCTCGAACAGGTAGCGCTGATCAGTCCTGACCTGCGGGTTCGATTCTCAACGTCGCACCCTAAAGACATAACCGATGAGGTGCTCCACACCATGGCGCGCTATGACAACATCTGCAAGTACATCCACCTGCCCGCCCAAAGCGGCAACAGCCGGGTGCTCAAGCTGATGAACCGGACGTATGACCGGCCGTGGTACATTGAGAAGATCAACAGCATCCGCCGAATTCTGGGCGAAGACTGCGGCATTTCGACCGATATGATCTCGGGTTTTTGCTCCGAAACGGAAGAGGAACACCAGGATTCGCTGTCGTTGATGGAATACGTGCAGTATGATTATGCTTACATGTTTGCGTATTCTGAGCGGCCCGGTACGCTGGCGGCCAAGAAATACCCCGACGACATTCCGGAGGAGGTGAAAAAACGGCGGCTGAGCGAAATCATTGACCGGCAGCTTACCTATTCCGCCAAACGAAATCAGCGCCACATCGGTCAGGTTCAGCGGGTTCTCATCGAGGGGCCATCCAAACGGTCGGACGACTTCCTGTGCGGACGTAACGATCAGAATAAAATGGTCGTGTTTCCCAAGGGGGATCTGCAGAAAGGGCAGTACGTCAACGTACTCGTCACCGACTGCTCATCGGCAACCCTGCGCGGTCAGGTTGTTAGCGACCCACGGGCCATCATCAGCCAATCGTAA
- a CDS encoding sigma-54 interaction domain-containing protein, whose amino-acid sequence MNNQEILSVKQRFGIIGNAPALNYAINVAMQVAATDLTVLITGESGSGKESFSKIIHSLSARKHGQFIAINCGAIPEGTIDSELFGHEKGSFTGAVDSRKGYFETTNGGTIFLDEIGEMPLGTQARLLRVLENGEFIRVGSSKTQKTDVRVVAATNVNLMDAVDKGKFREDLYYRLNTVPIYVPPLRERGTDIELLFRKFTTDFAERYRIKPLQLTESAKQLLISFPFPGNIRQLKNIAEQVSILESEQDKPLEAETLAKYLPQAQQPNRSLALFPQAHGAGGTENFSERELLYKVLFDMRRDMNDLKKLVRDVLGNEQDGRQILNNHKDLFDSIPPEGEPRQPNEGGVTRFLPPAVGMPHTDRPAVPRDTVPPSETYGSHPPVQIYDDVDGDVNDVTVEDVTHETEDDDSLSLERQEKEMILKALRRSNNKRKYAAQALGISERTLYRKIKQYEIDEE is encoded by the coding sequence ATGAATAACCAGGAAATACTCAGCGTTAAACAACGCTTCGGCATAATTGGTAATGCACCCGCGCTCAACTACGCGATAAACGTAGCCATGCAGGTTGCGGCTACCGACCTTACGGTGCTGATTACGGGCGAAAGCGGCAGCGGTAAAGAATCGTTTTCCAAAATCATTCACAGCCTGAGCGCCCGTAAACACGGCCAGTTCATTGCCATCAACTGCGGAGCGATTCCGGAAGGAACGATCGACTCCGAACTGTTTGGCCACGAGAAAGGCTCCTTTACCGGCGCAGTCGACTCGCGGAAAGGCTATTTCGAAACCACCAACGGCGGCACTATCTTTCTGGACGAGATCGGTGAGATGCCCCTGGGTACCCAGGCACGTTTGCTACGGGTCCTTGAAAACGGCGAATTTATCCGGGTAGGTTCGTCCAAGACGCAGAAAACCGACGTGCGCGTCGTTGCCGCTACCAACGTCAACCTCATGGATGCCGTTGACAAGGGTAAGTTTCGGGAAGACCTGTATTACCGGCTCAACACCGTTCCCATTTACGTGCCACCCCTGCGCGAGCGGGGTACCGACATTGAACTGCTGTTTCGCAAGTTCACGACCGACTTCGCCGAACGCTACCGCATCAAGCCGCTTCAGCTCACCGAAAGTGCCAAACAGTTGCTCATCAGCTTTCCGTTTCCGGGCAACATCCGGCAACTGAAAAACATTGCCGAGCAGGTATCCATCCTCGAGTCGGAACAGGACAAACCCCTCGAAGCGGAAACCCTGGCCAAATACCTGCCCCAGGCGCAACAGCCCAACCGGTCGCTGGCCCTGTTTCCGCAGGCACACGGAGCCGGCGGCACCGAAAACTTCTCGGAGCGCGAACTCCTCTACAAGGTCCTGTTCGACATGCGCCGGGATATGAACGACCTCAAAAAGCTCGTTCGGGATGTACTGGGCAATGAGCAGGACGGTCGGCAGATTCTCAATAACCACAAGGACCTGTTCGACTCCATTCCGCCGGAGGGTGAGCCCCGCCAGCCTAACGAGGGCGGAGTTACACGATTTTTGCCCCCCGCCGTTGGCATGCCCCATACCGACCGGCCCGCCGTTCCCCGGGATACCGTCCCGCCTTCCGAGACTTATGGCAGTCACCCGCCCGTGCAGATCTACGACGACGTTGATGGCGACGTGAATGACGTAACGGTGGAAGATGTCACGCACGAAACAGAAGACGACGATTCGCTCTCCCTCGAACGGCAGGAAAAAGAAATGATCCTCAAAGCGCTCCGGCGCAGCAACAACAAACGAAAATATGCCGCTCAGGCACTTGGTATTTCCGAGCGGACGTTATACCGCAAAATCAAACAGTATGAAATCGATGAGGAGTAG
- the lptE gene encoding LPS assembly lipoprotein LptE — MRSRVWGMLLIIGCSLISESCGVYSFTGTTLSPDIKTVTVNNFTLATAGGPANLPLTFNEKLKEYYQRYTNLKVVPSNGDMVLEGNITGYDLLAVAPTATDQAGVNRLQITVLARFYNNKDETKNFEQSFSFYQDFPQSQTLSQNESRLVPKILDQIVLDLFNKTAADW; from the coding sequence ATGAGGAGTAGAGTATGGGGCATGCTGTTGATCATTGGCTGTTCGCTGATCTCCGAAAGTTGTGGCGTATACTCCTTTACCGGAACAACCCTGTCGCCGGATATTAAAACAGTAACGGTCAACAACTTTACACTGGCTACGGCGGGCGGACCAGCCAACCTGCCGCTTACCTTCAATGAGAAGCTGAAGGAGTACTACCAGCGCTACACGAACCTGAAAGTAGTGCCCAGCAATGGGGATATGGTCCTGGAAGGCAACATTACGGGTTATGACCTGCTGGCGGTGGCCCCCACCGCAACGGACCAGGCGGGCGTTAACCGACTGCAAATCACGGTGCTGGCGCGATTCTACAATAACAAGGATGAAACCAAAAATTTTGAGCAGTCCTTTTCCTTCTACCAGGATTTTCCACAGAGCCAGACCCTGAGCCAGAACGAAAGCCGGCTGGTGCCCAAAATTCTGGATCAGATCGTACTGGACTTGTTCAACAAGACAGCCGCCGACTGGTAA
- the secG gene encoding preprotein translocase subunit SecG: MVTTIIVLICILTVLLILIVLIQNSKGGGLTGEFGGLGSNQLMGVKKTTDLLEQITWGLGVGIMVLSLASYILIDRNQVGGINSANVDRAQTQTLPGAAAPAPAPATTPGQAAPGAATPATPAPTPAPAPQK, from the coding sequence ATGGTAACGACAATTATTGTCCTCATTTGCATTCTCACCGTCCTGCTGATCCTGATTGTGCTCATTCAAAACTCAAAAGGCGGTGGACTAACCGGGGAATTTGGTGGACTGGGTTCTAACCAGCTGATGGGCGTCAAGAAAACGACCGACCTGCTGGAGCAGATCACCTGGGGACTGGGCGTCGGTATCATGGTCCTGTCATTGGCTTCCTACATCCTGATCGATCGCAACCAGGTGGGTGGCATCAACAGCGCCAACGTTGATCGGGCACAGACTCAAACCCTGCCGGGTGCAGCAGCGCCCGCACCCGCGCCGGCCACTACACCGGGTCAGGCAGCGCCGGGTGCGGCTACGCCCGCAACACCAGCACCAACGCCGGCTCCGGCCCCTCAGAAATAA
- a CDS encoding co-chaperone GroES, giving the protein MVAETESVKVNVKPIADRVLVEAAPAEEKTSFGIIIPDTAKEKPQRGTVIAVGSGKKDEPMTVQVGDTVLYGKYAGTEITVEGKEYLIMRESDIFAIL; this is encoded by the coding sequence ATGGTAGCAGAAACGGAAAGCGTTAAAGTGAACGTGAAACCGATTGCCGACCGAGTGCTGGTTGAAGCCGCACCGGCTGAAGAGAAAACCTCATTTGGCATCATCATCCCCGACACGGCGAAAGAAAAGCCACAACGCGGGACGGTTATTGCCGTTGGCAGTGGCAAAAAAGATGAGCCGATGACAGTTCAAGTTGGCGATACGGTATTGTACGGTAAGTATGCCGGTACGGAGATCACCGTAGAAGGAAAGGAGTATCTGATCATGCGTGAGTCGGATATCTTCGCCATCCTGTAA
- the groL gene encoding chaperonin GroEL (60 kDa chaperone family; promotes refolding of misfolded polypeptides especially under stressful conditions; forms two stacked rings of heptamers to form a barrel-shaped 14mer; ends can be capped by GroES; misfolded proteins enter the barrel where they are refolded when GroES binds) — MAKKIFFDTEARERIKKGVDTLADAVKVTLGPKGRNVILDKKFGSPAITKDGVTVAKEIELKDAMENMGAQLVKEVASKTADSAGDGTTTATVLAQAIYSIGAKNVAAGANPMDLKRGIEKAVQVVTANLAEQAQTVGDDFSKIKQVATISANYDEEIGSMIAEAMQKVGKEGVITVEEARGTETEVKTVEGMQFDRGYLSPYFVTNTEKMEVELERPFILISEKKVSSMKELLPVLEQVAQTGRPLLIIAEDVDGEALATLVVNKIRGALKVAAVKAPGFGDRRKAMLEDIAILTGGQVISEERGFKLENASVDYLGQAEKILIDKDNTTVVNGVGQKEDIAGRVNQIKAQIENTTSDYDREKLQERLAKLSGGVAILYIGAATEVEMKEKKDRVDDALHATRAAVEEGIVTGGGIALIRAISSLDSINAINEDEKTGINIIRQALESPLRTIVANAGGEGSVVVNKVKEGTGGYGYNAKNDTYEDLFAAGVIDPKKVTRLALENAASIAGLLLTTECIIADEPEEAPAGGGAGMHGGGGMGGMM, encoded by the coding sequence ATGGCTAAGAAAATATTTTTCGATACAGAAGCGCGTGAGCGTATCAAGAAAGGCGTCGACACCCTCGCTGACGCCGTTAAAGTAACGTTGGGACCTAAAGGCCGCAACGTCATTCTCGACAAGAAATTCGGCTCGCCTGCCATCACCAAAGATGGTGTGACAGTAGCCAAAGAAATTGAACTGAAAGACGCCATGGAAAACATGGGCGCTCAATTGGTGAAAGAAGTAGCGTCGAAAACGGCTGACTCAGCCGGTGATGGTACGACGACGGCAACCGTGCTTGCCCAGGCCATCTACTCGATCGGTGCTAAAAACGTAGCGGCCGGTGCCAACCCAATGGACCTTAAGCGCGGTATCGAAAAAGCGGTACAGGTTGTAACGGCGAATCTGGCCGAACAGGCGCAGACCGTTGGTGACGATTTCAGCAAAATCAAGCAGGTAGCTACGATCTCGGCTAACTACGACGAGGAAATCGGTTCGATGATCGCCGAAGCGATGCAGAAAGTTGGTAAAGAAGGGGTAATCACGGTTGAAGAAGCACGTGGTACCGAAACGGAAGTTAAAACCGTTGAAGGTATGCAGTTCGACCGCGGTTATTTGTCGCCTTACTTCGTGACCAACACCGAGAAAATGGAAGTTGAACTGGAGCGTCCGTTCATCCTGATCTCGGAGAAGAAAGTATCGTCGATGAAAGAACTGCTGCCCGTTCTGGAGCAAGTGGCTCAAACGGGTCGTCCGCTGCTGATCATTGCCGAAGACGTTGACGGTGAAGCTCTGGCTACGCTGGTAGTCAATAAAATCCGCGGTGCCCTGAAAGTAGCGGCCGTTAAAGCCCCTGGCTTTGGCGATCGCCGGAAGGCAATGCTGGAAGATATCGCGATCCTGACGGGTGGCCAGGTTATTTCCGAAGAGCGTGGCTTTAAACTGGAGAACGCATCGGTTGATTACCTGGGCCAGGCCGAGAAGATCCTGATCGACAAAGACAACACGACTGTTGTGAATGGCGTTGGTCAGAAAGAAGATATCGCCGGTCGCGTAAACCAAATCAAAGCACAAATCGAAAACACAACGTCTGACTACGACCGCGAGAAATTGCAGGAGCGTCTGGCCAAGTTGTCGGGTGGTGTAGCGATCCTCTATATCGGTGCTGCTACCGAAGTAGAGATGAAAGAAAAGAAAGACCGTGTTGACGACGCTCTGCATGCAACCCGCGCGGCTGTGGAAGAGGGTATCGTAACCGGTGGTGGTATTGCCCTGATCCGCGCGATCTCGTCGCTGGACAGCATCAACGCCATCAACGAAGATGAGAAAACGGGTATTAACATTATCCGTCAGGCGCTTGAGTCGCCCCTGCGTACGATTGTTGCCAACGCTGGTGGCGAAGGCTCGGTTGTCGTGAACAAAGTGAAAGAAGGTACGGGCGGCTACGGCTACAACGCTAAGAACGATACCTACGAAGACCTGTTCGCAGCCGGTGTCATCGATCCGAAAAAAGTAACGCGTCTGGCTCTGGAGAACGCAGCGTCGATTGCGGGCCTGCTGCTGACGACCGAGTGCATCATCGCCGACGAGCCAGAAGAGGCTCCGGCTGGTGGCGGTGCCGGTATGCACGGCGGTGGCGGCATGGGCGGCATGATGTAA